The following proteins are co-located in the Cryptosporidium parvum Iowa II chromosome 6, whole genome shotgun sequence genome:
- a CDS encoding Low complexity protein (possibly conserved in plasmodium), translating to MSGIDYSKWDKIEISSDEESEKFGSRCNVTRFDSPHSITIGGQIESEEDNKVKSNVTVDELKKIEPGHVSREKISSLNDYVFGGKSKNGKSYYWTQTENDLTIVIEISPEMQSKDFKINVTENSITIMYGLETILFEKFEYEVKYDDNTIFWSIKDVESFDKVQNKRIINKMLVLELEKKELNTSIRLWWKRIFKGSIETDISKFNRFTSSNKEERNKKFLQAWEKAHDEFRNKIQNRQKFII from the coding sequence ATGTCAGGGATTGACTATTCAAAATGGgataaaatagaaattagCAGTGACGAAGAGTCAGAAAAGTTTGGTTCAAGGTGTAATGTGACTAGATTTGACTCTCCTCACTCAATTACTATTGGAGGTCAAATAGAAAGtgaagaagataataagGTAAAGTCTAATGTAACAGTGGAcgaattaaaaaaaatagaacCTGGACACGTATCACGGGAGAAGATATCATCTTTAAACGATTACGTGTTTGGGGGGAAATCTAAGAATggaaaaagttattattggaCTCAGACAGAAAATGATTTGACAATAGTGATAGAAATTAGTCCAGAAATGCAAAGTAAggatttcaaaataaatgtaACAGAGAACAGTATTACAATAATGTATGGATTAGAGACAATactatttgaaaaatttgaatatgaaGTAAAATATGATGATAATACAATATTTTGGTCAATTAAAGATGTAGAATCATTTGATAAAGTTCAAAATAAgagaataattaataaaatgttagtattagaattagaaaagaaagaattgaatACAAGTATTAGATTATGGTGgaaaagaatttttaaagGGAGTATCGAGACAGATATTTCAAAGTTTAATAGGTTTACATCAtctaataaagaagaaagaaataaaaaatttcttcaaGCTTGGGAAAAAGCACATGATGAATTCAGAAATAAGATACAAAATAGAcagaaatttattatttaa
- a CDS encoding MinD type ATpase (transcripts identified by EST) codes for MRFAQLVVGPAGSGKSTYCSTIQKHCEVIGRTCHVVNLDPAAEHFNYVSQLDIRDLISLNDVMEEIHLGPNGGQVFAMEYFIENLDWLEEQLNKNFGDNDYVLFDCPGQIELFTHLPVMRILVTALQRWDFRICGVYCLDVGFLTDASKFVAGSVSALSTMIQLEIPHVNVITKCDIVQDENLVSSFLQKDSLTLISDLEKVTPSHIMPLNVALANLLEDYSIVSYVPLKPDDEDSVSNVLLSIDMNLQFHEEQDPTMNFDINGDEY; via the coding sequence ATGAGATTCGCTCAACTTGTGGTAGGTCCAGCAGGATCAGGAAAATCAACATACTGCTCTACCATCCAAAAACATTGTGAAGTTATTGGCAGAACATGCCATGTAGTTAACCTGGATCCAGCTGCAGAACACTTTAACTACGTATCTCAATTAGATATACgagatttaatttcattgaATGATGTAATGGAAGAGATTCATCTGGGTCCAAATGGAGGCCAAGTATTTGCTATGGAATACTTTATAGAGAATTTGGACTGGCTAGAAGAACAActaaataagaattttgGTGATAATGACTATGTACTGTTTGATTGTCCTGGGCAAATCGAACTATTTACTCATCTTCCAGTAATGAGAATTCTAGTGACAGCATTGCAAAGATGGGATTTCAGGATTTGTGGTGTTTATTGTTTAGATGTTGGGTTTCTTACGGATGCAAGTAAGTTTGTAGCAGGATCTGTCTCAGCATTAAGTACAATGATACAACTTGAAATACCACATGTAAATGTTATTACAAAATGTGATATAGTCCAGGATGAGAATCTTGTTTCTAGTTTCCTTCAAAAGGATTCTCTTACTCTAATTAGTGATCTTGAAAAGGTGACTCCAAGTCATATAATGCCTTTAAATGTTGCTCTAGCCAATCTTCTTGAAGATTATAGCATTGTTTCTTATGTTCCTCTAAAGCCTGATGATGAGGACTCTGTATCAAATGTACTATTAAGTATTGATATGAATCTTCAATTCCACGAAGAGCAAGATCCAACCATGAACTTTGATATTAATGGTGATGAATATTAG